One genomic window of Prochlorococcus marinus str. NATL2A includes the following:
- a CDS encoding high light inducible protein, which yields MTPEAEKFNGWMAMIGFIAAFGAYATTGQIIPGIF from the coding sequence GTGACTCCAGAAGCAGAAAAGTTTAATGGTTGGATGGCAATGATCGGCTTTATTGCTGCTTTCGGTGCTTACGCAACAACAGGTCAAATCATTCCAGGTATTTTTTAG
- a CDS encoding high light inducible protein, producing MFATQVQTQLVENYSNYPEEAEKTNGRWAMIGMIALLGAYITTGQIIPGIF from the coding sequence ATGTTTGCTACCCAAGTACAAACTCAATTAGTTGAAAACTATTCCAACTACCCTGAGGAAGCAGAAAAGACCAATGGCCGTTGGGCAATGATTGGAATGATTGCTTTACTTGGCGCTTATATCACTACTGGTCAAATTATTCCTGGCATATTTTAA
- a CDS encoding PAS domain-containing sensor histidine kinase, with protein MLKKILKKLLKFIKKILSIRGVGTTIRNVRKWPKRQQFVDVSQILNWVDDINQGWIIITSKNKILFINKQAKKLLSIKKDSKILGKSLFKLEIPDEIKREIQKLNRAKTFKSIPYFFHEKELEISLMPGSKSTTLILLTNKRSLDYQRQLQERMLGDAAHELKTPLTALMLLGDRLEDLVKKKDRPLIKRLRKEILRLKLMVNDLLELSRLVNSSSVQEELTKTINMEEIVLSSWNTLKPLADKKKLNLVNTSKTNSLIEGNSEKLYRVVFNLLDNAIRYSPDSANINTQIHEDEKHLILSIKDEGPGLSKDDLKNMFQRFYRGDPSRYKNKRIGSGLGLSIAQQIVVNHKGAIEASNDTNGGTLMKIKLPLQKQIV; from the coding sequence ATGCTAAAAAAAATATTAAAAAAGCTACTCAAATTCATAAAAAAGATTCTCAGCATTAGAGGAGTTGGAACGACCATAAGAAATGTTAGAAAGTGGCCTAAACGTCAACAATTTGTAGATGTCTCTCAAATCCTAAATTGGGTCGATGATATTAATCAGGGTTGGATAATTATTACGTCTAAGAATAAAATCCTGTTTATCAATAAGCAAGCAAAGAAATTATTGTCAATTAAAAAGGATTCAAAAATATTAGGGAAATCCCTCTTTAAACTTGAAATCCCAGATGAGATAAAGAGAGAAATTCAAAAGCTTAATAGGGCAAAGACATTTAAAAGTATTCCTTATTTCTTTCATGAAAAAGAACTTGAAATTTCATTAATGCCTGGCTCAAAATCCACTACGCTTATACTTTTAACTAATAAGAGGTCTTTAGATTATCAACGTCAACTACAAGAGAGAATGTTAGGGGATGCCGCTCATGAATTAAAAACTCCATTAACTGCACTCATGTTGCTTGGAGATAGATTGGAGGATTTGGTCAAGAAAAAAGATAGACCATTAATAAAGAGATTAAGAAAAGAAATTTTAAGACTAAAGTTGATGGTGAATGATTTACTGGAGTTGTCCAGATTGGTCAATTCATCCTCAGTTCAGGAAGAATTGACAAAAACAATTAATATGGAAGAAATTGTACTCAGTTCATGGAATACCCTTAAGCCGCTCGCAGATAAGAAAAAATTAAATTTAGTTAATACATCGAAAACTAATTCTTTAATAGAGGGTAATTCTGAGAAATTATATAGGGTTGTTTTTAATTTGCTTGATAACGCAATTAGATATTCTCCTGATTCAGCTAACATCAATACTCAAATTCATGAAGATGAAAAACATCTAATTTTAAGTATCAAAGATGAAGGGCCAGGATTAAGTAAAGATGATCTGAAAAATATGTTTCAACGTTTTTATAGAGGTGATCCATCTAGGTATAAAAATAAACGTATAGGTAGTGGTTTAGGTCTCTCAATAGCTCAACAAATAGTTGTTAATCACAAAGGGGCTATTGAAGCTTCTAATGATACTAATGGTGGTACTTTGATGAAAATCAAATTACCTCTACAAAAACAGATTGTTTAG
- a CDS encoding esterase-like activity of phytase family protein has protein sequence MKKRVVLACGSAVLALLASSSTSSLAGWRDASNKNFNRVSSFAINRNLPSGVKSTTKTSAETITATKDGKTLIYTDSDLGVLGIIDITDPSDPKGEGIIELDAEPTSVMERKGKIFVGINTSESYTNPSGSITSYDLKTGIKSKECNVGGQPDSVAIAPSGKFIAVAIENERDEEFNDGVIPQMPAGNVAFVKLKGGDLDCDSMFFADVSGLSEIAPSDPEPEFLTINKKGETVVSLQENNHLVVLNKKGEVISHFSAGLVSQMAGMDTKKDGAHTFKKKLKNVRREPDGLTWIDNDHFATANEGDYKLKKEGQAKRGGSRSWTIWNKDGSVVYEDGNRLERAIAQIGHFQDDRAGKKGVEPESVTYAKIKGTPYMFVGAERAGVVAVYDVSDLSQPTLLQLLPSGIGPEGFVAIPNRGLIASSNEKDYNKKEPGLASHVMTYELQKADAIYPHITNEGGYDFVSWGSISGMVDGGDGKIYAVNDSTFSSQPRIYVIDTNYSPAILDTAIDIKLKGKTAPFLDMEGITLDGKGGFYVSTEGFKEKGGPGIEQAPAAVYHISSDGEILEKIDVPYSLIQYQTKAGFEGIAKVGDTLYMAQQKPWADDPFNTTKIVTYNLESNEWGAVNYVFEKQGRKGGVGISELTHHDGYLYAIERDSNYGAKAKLKSIFRIKVSDINPDPISNDTSTPILYPLVKKEFVKDLRSDLTSTGGFILEKVEGLAIKKDGTAYISTDNDGTSKKSTGETLFLNIGKL, from the coding sequence ATGAAAAAAAGGGTTGTACTAGCATGTGGCTCAGCAGTGCTAGCTCTCTTAGCCTCCTCAAGCACATCAAGTCTTGCAGGTTGGCGGGATGCTTCAAATAAGAATTTCAACAGAGTTTCTTCTTTTGCTATCAATAGGAATCTTCCATCTGGTGTAAAGTCCACAACTAAAACATCTGCAGAGACCATCACAGCAACTAAGGATGGAAAAACACTTATCTACACTGATAGTGATCTTGGTGTTCTAGGAATAATAGATATTACAGATCCTTCAGATCCTAAAGGTGAAGGGATTATCGAGTTAGATGCAGAACCAACATCAGTGATGGAGCGTAAAGGTAAAATCTTTGTAGGTATTAATACATCTGAAAGCTACACAAATCCATCAGGATCAATAACCTCATACGATCTAAAAACAGGTATTAAGTCCAAAGAATGCAACGTTGGTGGACAACCTGACAGTGTCGCAATTGCCCCAAGTGGAAAATTTATCGCAGTTGCGATTGAGAATGAAAGAGATGAAGAATTTAATGATGGTGTAATTCCACAAATGCCTGCAGGTAATGTTGCTTTTGTAAAGCTAAAAGGAGGAGATCTTGATTGTGATTCAATGTTCTTCGCAGATGTCTCTGGTCTTTCTGAAATAGCACCAAGTGACCCTGAGCCAGAATTTCTAACGATTAATAAAAAAGGTGAAACAGTTGTTTCACTGCAAGAAAATAATCACTTGGTGGTACTAAATAAAAAAGGTGAAGTTATCTCCCATTTTTCAGCAGGTCTAGTAAGTCAAATGGCAGGAATGGATACTAAAAAAGATGGAGCACATACATTCAAGAAAAAGCTAAAAAACGTTAGACGTGAACCAGACGGACTAACTTGGATTGATAACGATCATTTTGCGACAGCTAACGAGGGAGATTACAAGTTAAAGAAAGAAGGTCAGGCAAAAAGAGGAGGTTCTAGATCTTGGACGATTTGGAATAAAGATGGTTCTGTTGTTTATGAAGATGGAAACAGACTAGAAAGAGCTATTGCACAAATTGGTCATTTTCAAGACGATCGTGCTGGAAAGAAAGGAGTAGAACCTGAATCAGTGACTTATGCGAAAATCAAAGGTACTCCTTATATGTTTGTAGGAGCTGAAAGAGCTGGAGTTGTAGCTGTATATGATGTATCAGATTTAAGTCAGCCAACACTCCTTCAACTATTACCATCTGGTATTGGACCAGAAGGATTTGTCGCAATTCCTAATCGTGGTTTAATCGCATCTTCTAACGAAAAAGATTACAACAAGAAAGAACCTGGCTTGGCTTCACATGTAATGACTTACGAGCTCCAAAAGGCAGATGCAATTTATCCACACATCACTAATGAAGGTGGATATGACTTTGTTAGTTGGGGATCGATTAGCGGAATGGTTGACGGAGGCGATGGAAAGATTTATGCCGTTAACGACAGCACATTTTCGTCACAGCCAAGAATTTATGTGATCGATACAAATTACAGCCCTGCCATACTTGATACTGCTATAGACATCAAGTTAAAAGGAAAGACTGCTCCATTTTTGGATATGGAGGGAATTACACTTGATGGTAAAGGTGGTTTTTATGTTTCCACAGAAGGATTCAAAGAGAAAGGTGGTCCGGGGATAGAACAAGCTCCAGCTGCTGTTTATCACATCAGCTCAGATGGTGAAATTCTTGAAAAAATAGATGTACCCTATTCCCTTATTCAATATCAAACGAAAGCTGGCTTTGAAGGAATAGCAAAAGTTGGAGATACTCTTTACATGGCACAACAAAAGCCATGGGCGGATGATCCATTTAATACAACAAAAATTGTTACTTACAACTTAGAAAGCAATGAATGGGGAGCCGTTAACTATGTATTCGAAAAGCAAGGTAGAAAAGGTGGCGTAGGAATTTCCGAATTGACTCATCATGACGGATATCTTTATGCAATTGAAAGAGATAGCAATTACGGAGCAAAGGCTAAATTAAAGTCTATTTTCCGTATCAAAGTTTCTGATATTAATCCTGATCCAATTTCGAATGATACTTCTACACCAATTCTATATCCATTGGTTAAGAAAGAGTTCGTTAAGGATTTGAGATCAGATCTAACTTCAACAGGTGGATTTATTCTTGAAAAAGTTGAAGGCCTAGCTATCAAAAAAGATGGTACCGCTTACATATCAACTGACAATGATGGAACTTCAAAAAAATCAACTGGAGAAACATTATTCCTAAATATAGGAAAGCTTTAA
- a CDS encoding Crp/Fnr family transcriptional regulator, whose product MTSSFQESLSEESQFYVEILENMYHSNHIVNIPSGEKVSLSKSYLWLVVRGVIKIQTLTLDGELSILGLVSRDEVFGQPLSISNPYEAYALGNCDLLPISLIEIEQNPTLSISIFNALRKTYQQTEMLLSIKAIRGMEDRIKSLFLFLAERYGRDYKDGIVIDIRLTHQEIANLLTTTRVTVTRIMSGLKESKFLILERSKYVLKKHSTI is encoded by the coding sequence ATGACTTCATCTTTTCAGGAATCCCTGTCCGAAGAAAGTCAGTTTTATGTAGAAATTTTAGAAAATATGTATCATTCAAATCATATTGTTAATATTCCTTCAGGAGAAAAAGTATCACTAAGCAAAAGTTATCTTTGGTTAGTTGTAAGAGGTGTCATAAAAATACAAACTTTAACTCTAGATGGAGAACTATCAATACTAGGTTTGGTGAGCAGGGATGAGGTCTTTGGCCAGCCATTATCTATATCGAATCCATATGAAGCATATGCATTGGGCAACTGTGATCTTTTACCAATTTCATTAATTGAGATCGAACAAAACCCAACCTTATCTATATCCATATTTAATGCTCTCAGGAAAACTTATCAGCAAACTGAAATGCTTTTGTCAATCAAGGCAATCCGAGGAATGGAAGACAGAATTAAGTCCTTGTTTTTATTTTTAGCAGAGAGATATGGACGAGATTATAAAGATGGAATTGTCATAGATATTCGCCTTACACATCAGGAAATAGCTAATTTATTAACAACAACTAGAGTTACAGTTACAAGAATAATGAGTGGTTTGAAAGAATCAAAATTTTTAATCCTAGAAAGAAGCAAATATGTATTAAAGAAGCACTCAACTATATAA
- a CDS encoding response regulator transcription factor translates to MTSRVSDKISKAKRLLIVEDDKSIRETLNEALVAEGYQVEACKTGDEAEARVFSQFDTRKKIDLIVLDLMLPNLNGIELCRRVRKNNIKTPILIVSAKDSESDRVLGLEVGADDYLIKPFGLNELIARCRAILRRSETNHEKAQDSSQVLSYKNISLYRQEYRVTKNSKEINLAPKEYKIMELFLQNPKRVWSRDQLLEQIWGIDYVGDSKTVDVHIRWIREKIEDDASDPDYIRTVRGFGYKFG, encoded by the coding sequence GTGACCAGTCGTGTCTCTGACAAGATATCCAAGGCTAAAAGACTACTTATCGTTGAAGACGATAAGAGCATTCGCGAAACGCTCAATGAAGCTCTTGTTGCAGAGGGTTACCAAGTCGAGGCTTGCAAGACTGGTGATGAAGCTGAGGCTAGAGTTTTCTCTCAGTTCGACACACGTAAAAAGATTGATTTAATTGTTTTAGACTTAATGTTACCCAACCTGAATGGAATAGAGCTTTGTAGAAGAGTCCGAAAAAACAATATAAAAACACCTATTCTTATTGTCAGCGCAAAAGACAGTGAATCTGATCGTGTATTGGGATTAGAAGTTGGAGCTGACGATTATTTGATAAAGCCTTTTGGCTTAAATGAACTAATTGCAAGGTGTCGAGCAATTCTCAGAAGATCTGAAACTAATCATGAGAAAGCTCAAGATTCTTCCCAAGTCCTTAGCTACAAAAATATATCCTTATACAGACAGGAATACAGGGTCACAAAAAACAGTAAGGAAATAAATCTTGCCCCTAAGGAATACAAAATCATGGAATTGTTCCTGCAGAATCCAAAGCGGGTGTGGAGTCGTGATCAACTTTTAGAACAAATTTGGGGGATTGATTATGTGGGGGATTCTAAAACTGTAGATGTACATATTAGGTGGATTAGAGAAAAAATAGAGGATGATGCATCGGATCCAGACTATATAAGAACCGTTAGAGGTTTTGGCTACAAATTTGGGTAA